TGGCGACATTGGCAGAAGCCTTCAATGAAATGAGTCGCGAACTGGCAGCTCATATCGCGGAGCTTCAACAACAGGGCCACCAGCTTCGGGAGAACAGCGAACGACTGGCGACCGTTCTCGGCGGAATGATCGAGGGCGTGATCGCTGTCGATTCCGCCGATCGCATTCTGTTCGCCAACGATGCCGCGTTCAAGATGATCGACTTCGTCGGCCGCCGTGTTGTCGGACGCCCGTACTGGGAAGTGCTGCGGAACACCGACGTTCAGAATGTCGTTCGCGATGTGCTCGCCGATCAGTATCAACTCAAACGGGAAATCGAACTCCCGCGTTCCCAGAGTCGCGTTGCCTTCATCGCCTCCCGGCTGCCGGGCGAACCGTGTCCCGGCGTCGTGCTCGTGCTGCACGATGTCACCGAACTTCGCCGCCTCGAACGGATCCGCTCCGAGTTCGTCTCCAACGTCGGACACGAACTCAAGACGCCGCTTGCCGCCATTCAGGCCTGCACCGAAACACTGGCCGATGGAGCCATTGAAGATCCGAAGCACGCGGTGCACTTCCTCAGCCAGATCACCGATCACGCCGACCGGCTGCATAAGCTGATTATCGACCTGATGGAGCTGGCCAAGATCGAATCGGAAGAAGACGCCTTCCGGCTCGAAGAGATCGACATCGGCGTGCCGATTCAGGAAGCGATCGACGAACACCAGTCAGTCGCCCGGGCTCGCCAGATCACCATCGTGGCCAAACCGACCATCGAGGAACTGCTCGTCAAAGCCGATCTCGATGGCGTCCGCACGATCGTCAATAACCTGCTCGATAACGCCCTCAATTACACCCCGGCTGGGGGACAGGCTCAGGTGGCGTGGTGGGCGGATGGCGATGAGGTCGCGATTACGGTTTCCGATACCGGAGTCGGCATCGAACCGAATCATCTGAAACGGGTCTTCGAGCGGTTCTATCGTGTCGACTCGGCTCGATCGCGCGACGCGGGCGGCACCGGTCTCGGTCTGGCGATTGTGAAGCACCTCTGCCAGTTCTTCTCGGGAACCATCACCGTCGACAGCGAACTCGGCAAGGGGACGACCTTCACCATTCGCTTCCCGCTCGTCTCGACCAACGACTCGGCCTCTCTGCCGGTGCCGAGCCGGTCCAGTTCCTAGCACTATGGAACCCCAACGACTCCGCGTGCTGACGATGATGGAGTTTCCCACCGCTCTCGGCGGGGAACGCTCGCTCCTGTCGGTCGCCGGGCAATTACGGGAGCAGATCGAGTTTTCCATTCTCGCC
The genomic region above belongs to Rubinisphaera margarita and contains:
- a CDS encoding HAMP domain-containing sensor histidine kinase, coding for MQQSTLAMCSSRFFWRIFSTHVAVIVLCTLGLSFTVFRGYRQIIEDRFQAETEDLSEILAESGRERILGDRELRPTDPFYHIATSRGNRHHLFDADQELVATTVDEESRGEIRLSSLHDQLNADLDVTSRMVGNGERGPYQLTVRRLVENGETIGYLQMEASRAELQSQLQTLSHLVWAIATAVCLIGVALSLIVVSRIIKPVEELTQAAQAIADGRWSQSVSIDSKDELATLAEAFNEMSRELAAHIAELQQQGHQLRENSERLATVLGGMIEGVIAVDSADRILFANDAAFKMIDFVGRRVVGRPYWEVLRNTDVQNVVRDVLADQYQLKREIELPRSQSRVAFIASRLPGEPCPGVVLVLHDVTELRRLERIRSEFVSNVGHELKTPLAAIQACTETLADGAIEDPKHAVHFLSQITDHADRLHKLIIDLMELAKIESEEDAFRLEEIDIGVPIQEAIDEHQSVARARQITIVAKPTIEELLVKADLDGVRTIVNNLLDNALNYTPAGGQAQVAWWADGDEVAITVSDTGVGIEPNHLKRVFERFYRVDSARSRDAGGTGLGLAIVKHLCQFFSGTITVDSELGKGTTFTIRFPLVSTNDSASLPVPSRSSS